The genomic stretch ccttattaaggggaacagggactgcctctgacataatctgattggcctgctctttgaccacctccccctgaggggggagcagccttgccaggtcacagaggaagacaatgcaaccagtcctgattagacctgataggctagggtcagatggaaggggaggaggatgtcccctagcagtggacttgggaggaaaagggagggtgggattgggagggaatgagggagggagctgcatctgggatacaaagtgaataaactgtaattaataaaacaattaaaaaagaaatattatcaGGAAAAACCCAGGGCTGCAGGGTGATTATTATGCGTGTTTCTTTTCTACAGGCTCCATAACACAGGTGCATAAACTGGGTGTGTAAATACGACAGAAATGGATGCTATGTGTGTGGCACAAGCCTTAGATTCTTGCACTTGGAAGGAAGAGTCAGGAGAATTTTTGCAAGTTGGAGAACAGTCTGGCCTTcagagcaaattccaggtcagccagggctatgtagtagtgagaccctgtctcgaaaataaaatgtattcacttaatCCAGGAGGCTGTCTAGACTGCCATTAATATAAATCCAGGTATCAACTGAGAAATgcatctttggaaatttgttAGGGAAAATCCTTCCTAACTTTGTCTAACCTCCAGTATTTGCTGGCAATCATTGGCATTCTTTGATTTGTACATACATCACTGCATTCTCTGCTTGGTCTTCATTAGGGCATCAATCACTGGATTGTGGCCAACACAATGACTTCATTAAATTTGATTACATCTTCAAAAGCCTTGTAAGAACATAAGGTCAGATTCTCAGGTACTGGAGGTAAGAACAAAtacagcatgcacaaggcctgtaCATATTCAAATCAGACAACATCCCAGCATTAAGAAAGGGAAGTAGACACAGGATCACGCCCCAAACCAAAAAGCTATTAGCAATTGATACCTGCTGGAAAAGGAAGAATTTGGTTTTCTCCAATGGAATGTCACTTGATATGGCTATCAAACTATAGGTTAAGCTCCATGCCCAGGAGGAGTTAACCAGAACAAAATGtactccactgtgtgtgtgtatgtgtgtgcacataggtGTGTTCGAGtgcactttttgttttactttgatttgttatttttgtctctaagtttttgttttgattttcatttttcatttttgggatttttgagagagagagacagagaaagggagaaaaaacaGGAAGTTGGGTGGGTAAGGGGTGAAGAGGATCTGGGAGAAATTAGACAAGAGAAAGGAATGTCATCTAAATATATTATGCaacaatgttttaattttaaaaaatccaagaCCTTGAAGTAAACAATGAAACAGATCAGCTGTCTAGAGGGAAAGCAACAGCTCATTCCCAAAGATCAATATTCAGAGAATCACATCCATAGAATATGTATTCTAGATATTGATCCCAGATAACCCCAAAtcaaaaaacagaattttaagTATATCTACCCTAGACCATTGCATCAAAGATAAGGTAAATAGTGCCACTGTCTCTCCTTTGCTAATTTCTTATGAGCAAGGTGGCTCTGTGTGGGAAATAGGGGCTTTAAGCAGGGAGACTAAGATGCATGTGAATCATACGTAGTGTGGCAATGAAGATTAGGGAATATAAACTCAAACTGAAATGTGGGAAAAACTCAGTGACGAGTAATGTGATGGTTGgacctatttcttttttatatattaattacagtttatttactttgtatcccagctgtagtcccctccctcaccccctcccaagcccaccctccctccctcatctcttccctgctcctctctaagtccaatgataggggaggtcctcctccccttccatctgaccctagcctatcaggtctcatcaggactggctgattgtcctcctctgtggcctagcaaggctgctcctccatcaggggtgGGGGAGATCAAaaagtctgccactgagttcatgtcagagacagtccctgttccccttactagggaacccacttggatactgagctgccatgggctacgtctgagcaggagttctaggttatctccacgcatggtccatggttggagtatcagtctcagaaaagacccctgtgcctagatatatttactcattgtggagttcctgggtTGGACCTATTTCTATTAACATTCATTAGATCTGTTAAAAAAGAGATAGAATGAGGTACATTGCCAGCAATCTTCTGCAGTTGCCTACAGAAGTGTGACAAATTAtggtttttttctattatttattttagttacttaTATTCTACGTTAATCTTTGAAATGGCAAGCAAAACCATTCTCTTCAGACAGCAAAAGATTTTTAACAATAAGGACAAGGTTCTACCCTGCCTCATAATGAAGGATATAGTCATTTACTCAGAATAGGCATACCCTCCAAGTTATTTTGGTTAAACACTGAATCAAATGAATATCTTCACACCACAAGCCCAAATGAGAAAGAACAAGAACAATATTAGAGAAGCCTGAATTCCTGAACCTTCTGTGATTCATTAAAGTGACAATTGTCACTGGAACCTGGAGACTGAAAACCAAATCTTGAAATTCAGGTCTTTGTTTCAATAGCCAGCTTTCCAGTGTTCCTCAGTCCTGGTTGCAATTTACAGTTacttttaaatgcttttaaaagcTCACTGCTTGAGCCCCATCACAGACCAATAAAGTTTAAATCTCTAAAGTCATACTTGGAAGATTAGTATCCAAAAATCTAGACTGGGGATCAGGATCTGTATAATAATAAGAGAGCCCAATAAAGCCCATAATCAGTCAGCATGAAAAACACTACACTAATGTAGCCTAATAATTAGCTCCAGTTTAGTAAGTGATATGATTGTTCTTTCATCTTTTAATGGCCATTTGCTGCATagcaaaaaagaatttaaaactaGGTAAActtatgtttctttattttaaagccagttttttttgttgttttttttccggCAGCAAAGTACTTTGCactgtatatgtttatatgtatttcaaaataattttccaCCTATTTTTTGATAATTGAACTCTTCTCTCTTTTATCTATTTTCAGGAAAATTAATCTGTTGAAGAATCCTAACAGTTGAATTCTCTGAACCCTGGCCTGTTGCCAGCATCTCTGAGACCTCTTCCTTCTCTTGAGAGTCAGTGAATGCAACAACACTTTCCCTGTAACCTACAACAAGGGATGGCCACAAAGCTGTAGGCAATTCCTGCCCTGTATTCTTATATCCTTCAAGCTGGGCATTACAGTCTCCAACCTTAGGGAAGATTGAAAAAGTCAGGCAAAGGGGTTGAAAACTCAGATATGCTGAGCCAGAGATATCCAAAACCCTTTAGCAAGTCACCTCACAAAAGCACCCAATTAAATCTACACCATTAGTGTGCAGATCTAGATGAGCTGTGCAtaaaaaaggagccttttatcCTTTTACAAAAAAAAGGCAGATGTCTAATATAATACCCTAAGAGATTCCTGTCTCCGTGCCAGTATTATAAAGCAGTTTCACCATATTTATTTTCACCAGCGTAAGACTCAGAGTGTGAAAATTGaagatttattaatatatttgttaatatatttatttatctaaacTGACTAAAACGTTCTGATAAACCTATTTGGGAGGGGGCTGTTTGCTAGAGGGCAGGGAAGTGGAACAATTGGCCAAttaaaagacccttgtgttcttGCCTTATACACTACTAATTTCTTCTATATCAGATTTTTAAATACCAACAATACATTGCCAGACAGGCTAAGTGACTGTGGGATGCCTCAAGGGCACTAGAAATTAAATAGAAGCAAAGATCAGCTCAAGCCTTGAGCGATGACGGAAGTGCATTTTAAGTATCACGGAAATCTCACTGGGAGGGCTCATTTTCCCACTCTGGCAACAGAGGTTGACAGCACTGCAGACAAGTATTCCAACCTATACATGTATGTGGGATTATTCCTGAGCCTCCTGGCCATTCTTCTCATCCTGCTCTTCACAATGTTGCTTCGACTTAAACATGTCATCTCACCCATCACTGAGAGCACAGAGAGTGTTCCTCAGTTCACAGATGTGGAGATGCAGAGCCGAATTCCCACATCATAAAGTCAGGAAGATGGCGTGACTTGACAAATATGAGCAAACCCTGGCATGTTGATTTACAGGAAGGCTTACTTTAGTTCATGAGACTTTCAATGTAACGACAAGCTGCTCGTGTTTTCTGTTCATTGTTCTTCATTTTGACTGTGCTCGTGGGACCTCTAAAAGGCTTGAGAGTCATTCTTTTAAAGGAACATGGGAAAAGAGCAGCTAGCTGGGCTGGCAGGTTTCCTTAGTAACCAAAAATTCATATGCAGCAGTTGGAAAACACAAGATTCCTGGAGCTGCAAGAACAACAATTTACCTTCAAAAGTTGTGAGGACCTCCAAGAAAATGGCAGGCTTTAACTTATTACTTTAGCCCTAGAGAATTGCTTCATGCATAATACAGACATCTTCTAACATAGAGCTAAAATCATGTCACAGGTGAATGATAGAGATCAttaaccttgcctcaaaaaaaaaaaaatcaatgctttGCTCATCATAGGCCATCGGCATTCTCccaaatgaaagaagaaatgtaTTTAATGAGTCAGTTACGTTTTAAAGAGAAACTTTGCCGAAAGTTTCAGATGAATGAGAAAGAGGTGAATATTATATCTGTACTATTACTATTACTGGACTCTTAAAAACTTGGATAATGACAGATGTATTACTATAATCTGGGATAATGAGCTGCCTCCAAATCGAGGAAAAATTAAGTCAAACTGCTCCCATGATAAGGACTTCTACATTACACATGCAGCTTATTTTTCTCCCTCCATATGGCAAGCCATGATTGAGGTGCACGTAAATCTGAACTTGATTTGAAGGTGGACTTGGCGAAGAAGACCCAAGTGTATTTCAAGGCAGAAATGAAATAATCTTGGGATTCTGTTACAGAATAATTGGTACTTTGACCAAAGCATGCCAGATTTCTGAGTCTCATGTTTTTCTTGTTGAAAACTGTTCAGAGAGCTATTTCATCATCACTTTTTAGCTATGAACATAAGACAAACTGATACCAAGGAGGATAGGACTAACGGTTACCCTTCAACAAATTCTTAATAAAATCAGTCTCCTCAaatgtgacatttgtctttcccAGAAAATGTTCTCTTACTGGTCCCTGCCAAAAACTGAAGTGTTTCacttattatatatacaaaaaaacatattttgaaaatttccattCTCATCAGTAGCACTAGCGTGCCAGTAAtggataatttaatttaaaaacaaacttgaCTTTCCAAAGTGAAACCAAAGGAGACAAGCAACGTTTTCAAAGTAGAAATTGTAAAATTGGTCATAGTTTTGCCACCAAAGAAATGGTATACCTATTTTAGAGTTTACCtgctcataatttaaaaaaaaaaaatcagttgctcCTTGTAATTAAAGCATGTTCATCAAATTTCATGGAGTCTCCCTTAGAGACCGAGGTGGTGTCGAAAAAAATGGAATGGATGTGAAATTTATGGCACCTGTGCCAGGCATATTTATATCTCTGTAGTTTGTAACTAATTTTGATTGGCCCCTTTACTGTGATCTGAATCTAGCATGGTGATGGAATTCCCAAGTGCGTTCTTCTTTTATACACAGTCATTTGCCAGTGCTCCCCTCTCCAAGGGGCTGCACAGCATGAAATCCCCACATGCAGAACTAAACTTAGCAGCAGACTGCCACACCTGTTACAACTGTGCCCCATCAGAGAGAGCAGCTGCATTCTGCACCACCCAGAAGAAATTAGCAGGTAGGCTAAGAATTGGGTAGGACTTTGGGCTTTATATTTTCCAAAATGCAAAGTCACTCTTAGAGGAATACATATTGGTAGCTTAAGTTGTGCTTATACTCAATATTCTGACTCCATGGACTTTCAGAATGTTTGACTTTTAACTCTACATGGGCTTCCCCAAGACTGGCAATATACCCACGAACTTAAGGACACAGGTAATCCCCTCATTCCAGGTTCTCCTTTTTGTGTCCACAGTATTTGAATGCACTTTACAGTAGATAAGCCAGTGGCCAGATAAATATTGAAGCTGGCAGTGAACAGCCAGCTCCTTAATGCCTTGTTGCTGAAACGGATGAAGACACAGCCTGCTCATTACCTAACCTCTCCACCCTAAATTTCAGAATATTAAACTTGCTTTGGAAGCACTGCCTTGGGTGATGATTCCTAATTTATGATGAGATTGCTCACCAAGAAAACAACCACCTGCTTTCATCACAACAGCCCCTGTGGGATCCAGATCTTAACTGAATGCTAACCAAGGCACACAGCAGAGATCACGCCAGAATAGCAACATGATCCACCAGTTTCAAATAATATAACACACATGGATGTGTCATTATGGTAACTGACACAGTATTTAATCTTTGAGAGAATAAGCTGAAGTTTTCATGACAGTGAAGCAAAGAAAATATCCATTTCTATTCAAGTAGATCATATTCTCAAATGTATTCATTAGCATATCACTGCTTTAAAAGTCAGCTAGAGTAACCAGTGGGCataatttaagtttctttttctgtgaaaaaTACAGACTTAATAATTCCCTGCCATGCCCCATTTTCTCTCAAATTGCATGTGAGCTGAGACATGAACAGGTAGGTCACTTACATGCATAGGTACTCTATTTTAATGCATATAAAAATGCTCATATATCAACAACTTCCTGCAATTTAGCCTACTACAAAGACACATTAATTCTCCAAGTAAAATACAACATTCATATGGGCACTGCTAAATATATACTTTGCATATATTTCAGAATCATTAGCCTATATGAAACAAGGCATATTGCAAAGGGTTAATTATGTACTGAACCATAACTGAGGCAAGTAAAGATGGAGTTATTTAGTCTAACCCTTCTATCTATGCCAAATTTAAAATTTTGGACTTCAATAACAAGTTGCTAGTGTGAAGACCCCACCATACTTACTAAGTAGGTACAGGGGGTCGATTTAACACATTTAAATCGTTATATTAAGTAATACATTTTATCCACCCTGATttgtacaaaataatttttatttatttttttacaaaactaAAGAATTGTGTGGGAAAATTGGGGTTTCTTTGGTTTTTAACTCATTTATCTTTGAAGTAGATTCATATTGTGttaaaatagaaccatatttatatTAACATTCGGCATGTCACTTTGATCCCTGGATAATAAATGCTGGCTCTTTTGTTGCTGGTAACAAATGTCTGCTGTCTGGAGATGTAAATTGCACTGCATTAACTGCTTCATTACAATATAAATTCTAATAACTGCTGTATATTTGTGGGACTTATCTTTGGGAGGTCTCGTTATTGTTCTGTGTTTACTAGCCTCCTAGTTTTCATTCCTTTGTCACTTGCAAATTGATGGGCAAATTTGTTTATTTagcataaaatgaaaaatagactAGCATTCAACTATCTTTGAGAGTGAATGTGAAAGATGAGTGAGATCAGGTTTCTGAAGTGACAATATACTCTAACACACATAGTATATTCcaatagaattttctttttaaaaactgatttattTTATGGTATGTATAGAAGCAGTCTGCATACTGCACacgtgcaccatgtgcatgcctggtaccctcagaggtcagaagagggtttcCTATGCCTGGAATTGCGGTTACaaatggttgtaagctaccacatgggtgctaAGAATCTAAGCTGGGTTCTCTACAAGGAAAAgtgatcattattattatcattattcactttgcatccaagcatagccccctccatcctctcctctcaGGTGGATTGGAAAAGTATTCTTGACTCCTGAGCCATGAATCCAACACAATAGGATACATTTTAAATTGAGCTTCCATTTTGCTCTTTTATTTGACCCATGATTAATGAATAGAGGAAGCACAGGAGACATAATGCAGCACAGGAGACGAGAGATTCATAGGCTATTCATAGTtatacagaaacaaaaagcaagacTGCACTGCAACTTATTGTGTTTCTGCTTTAGTATTCTCCCCATGCTTTGCCTTGTATGTACTGAATACATATTTCAAAGCTATCCATtctgagagatggctctgtgtttaACAGTACTGGCTCCTCattgagaggacctgggttcaattcccttcACCCACATGGCATCCCACAATTGTCTCTAATCTGAGAAGCTCATagacatacataaaatacacatgaatgaaaataaattaagaaagctatccactcaagatgattttttccagatcccaccatttacttgcaaatttcatgatttccttgttttttattgctgagtaatattccattgtgtagatataccacattttgtgcatccattcctccactgaggggcatctgggctgtttccagcttctggctattacaaaaaaggctgctacaaacatggttgagcaaatgtccttattgtgtacttgagaatcttttggatatatgcctaggagtggtatagctgggtctcgaggaattgctattcctaattgtctgagaaaggaccacattgatttccaaagtggttgtacaagtttacatttccaccagcagtggagaagggttcccctttctccacaaccactccagcatgtgttgtctcttgagtttttgatcttagccattctaatgggtgtaaggtgaaatcttagggtccttttgatttgcatttccctgatggctaatgaggttgaacatttcttaaagtgtttctctgccattcgatattcctctacagagaattctctgtttagctttgtaccccatttttaattggattacttgatttaagctgtttaacttctttagttctttatatatactggatattagccctctgtcagatatagggttggtaaagatcctttcccaatctgtaggctgttgttttgttttgaggacagtgtcctttgctttacagaagcttttcagttttatgaggtcccatttatcgattgttgctcttagagcatgtactgttggtgttctgttcaggaagttgtctcctgtgccaatgagttcaatggtattccccactttttcttctaagtggtttagcgtgtctggttttatgttgaggtctttgatccacttggactttagttttgtgcagggtgataagtatggatctatttacatttttctacatgtagacttccagttagaccagtccagaaacagaaagatgcacacagtatatactcactcatatagacatataatataggataaacctactaaaatctgtacacctaaagaaactaatcaagagggaggacccttgCTAAAATACtgaattcctatccagaaaggcaaagaggctggacatcagaagaaggagaaaagagggaacaaaattGACAtagtctaaccaaggactatgcatggagataacctaagacccctgcacagatgtagcccatggcaattcagtatccaagtgggttccattgtaataggaacagggattgtctctgacatgtactgattggcctgctctttaattacctccccctgagggggaagcagcattaccaggccacagaagaagacaacgcagccactcctgatgagacctaattgactaggatcagaaggaaggaaaagaagtcctcccctatcagtggacttgggaggggcatgcatgcagagggtgtaggaagggagggattgggactggaggagggagggaaccacaggggggatacaaaatgaataaaaagtaattaataaagaaaaaaaagaaagctatccAATATACATCACAACAGCTATGCGCTAGAGATATTAACTCTCCACCCCCAACAACTTAAAacaaatcacaatgctataactATTTTTTATAGGTAGTCTTATGCATCCCACGGTGAtgtcaaactcactgtgtagcagtGACCAGAAACTTCTTATTCTCTTGCTTCTCCCTGCCCACTGCAAAAAGTATGCCACCGTAActgttttatgtggtgctggttATCAAACTCAGGGTGTCACGTATCCTGTGCAAGCACTCTACTGATTGAACTACATCTGTGGCCTCTGCCATCTCTTACAATGATTGCATAGCTGCAGTAAGATCCTTTACCAGACTCTGGGAAAGTTTACACAAAAGCAGACTCTACACTTCTAATTTACACGGGGGAAAGGAAAGGGCAGAAATATGCTTGGATTATTAACTACAATGCAGATCCCAGCTTTCTGATGTTTGATTGACTATTCATAATCATTacgagttctctctctctctttggtttttcaagactgtagccttgtagccttggctgtcttggtctcactttgtagatgagtctggcctcaaactcacagagatctgcctgcctctgcctaccagagtgctgggattataggtgtgcaccattaTGCCCAGCTAATGCCAATTCTTTATATAAGTGCCTGTACCCTCTCCCCTCCACCACTCCAGAAAGGAGAACGCTTTCCCTTAGGCATAATGATATTCTTATTTGAAATTGTTGATGGTTTCAAGTGTACAATCATTATCTATGATGCTGTaacattaagaaagaaataatcaCTGACTAGAGAAGCTCCCTCTACCAACCATAAAAAAATGGATTAGACAGAGGCTTGCAtcattctgaaaaaaatatttccaaagaaataGTTATTACAGACATTAGAATGGACTGTACAGTCACCATTTTACCTTTCAAAAATCTGACCAGCACGTGGTCagtgaaaaaaaatccacacttGAAGGAAAAACTTCCCAATTCTTACTTTGAGCATGGTCACGAAAGATGAAGATTGGATATGCAGAATAGGAATAAGTTCAGGTAAAGACATTTTGAAGACTAATAATTTGAGTGATTTCTGATATcctaattcatttttatatcaattattttattcattgagTCATATACAATATGGGAAATAAAACAGATTACATAATGCAGAGATGTCAGTTATGTGGCGAAATGTTTCTGAATGGGGGTTGTAGCTCCATTGCCTAGCACACAAGAAGCTCTGGTTTTAGTCATGAGCACTGCATAAACTGAACATGGTATCCCATACACGGAGTCTCAACACTCCAGAGATAGAGATCAAGAGATCAAGATCCTCCTGAGCTGCATAGCAGGTTTGAGTCTATCATAGTATACAAAACAATCAAGTGTTTACACTCtgtaaaacataaatataaaaaagaaagcatctgtaacctaaataaataatttattcattgacTCGTTTATTTATCACACAGTATAACTTGGAAAAGAGACTGGTGTATGTAGAGCTTTATGGACAATGGtcttcatttttcagttttattagagaccagaccaggctggccttgagctcacagagatctcatgcctttgcctcccagagtactgggatgacagatgtgtgccactgagcccagcttcTAATTTTATTGTAAGGTTATGGAATAGTTCTGTGGCAGCATCATTGACAAGGGCACGAATAAGAGCCTGAGAAGATGTAAAGGAACCAATAGAGATGTTATCACAATGACTTATGATAAAGATAGGATCAACATTACTTGATGCTGAGTGTCACAAGTGGGGTAAGAAAGAACAAAGTTTAAGTGAGGGTCTAATGGCCTTATTTATTTAGATGGAAAAAAACAGGTCACATGGTTGACATGTTTAGTTTGAAAACATTCAAAGCATTAAAATGGAGACATTAATCGAGTAATTGAATGATGGATCCAGATCTCAGAAAAGAAGTTTAAGTATACAAATAATTTTAACAAGTATTATTGTGACTACCCAGGAAGGATTTGTAGTGAGCATTAAAGAAAGAGTAGCAATAATGTAACATCCAATATACCTACAtatgtttttcctttgttttggaaTCTTAGTAGAATGTTTAGCAATTTAAGAGAAACTATGAGGTTTAAGCATTTTCAACCTGAAGTAGATTTAAATATGACAGATAGAAGAATGAGTCACAAGCAAGACGTCAGGATGGGAAAACAACTACTACTTTTAAGTGCAAAGGTTAGGAACAGGAGGTTGAATAAATGCTTCAGTGGATAAAGCATTtgccacacagacacaaagacataAGCGCTGATCCCCAGCACACATGTAAAAAGATGGGAATGATGGCACATGCTTCTAATTCTTGCATTAgggaggtggtggtgggaggATCCCTGTGGGCTTCttggccagtcagtctagccaCTTGGTGagcttcagattcagtgagaggcTGTATCTAAGGCGGAGATTTGATTGAGGAAAACACCCAAAGCTAACATCTgaccttcccttttcctcttcttcctcttccttttttaatGATACTGGTGATCTTTTATCTGACCTTCTCTTGATCAGCCATACATGTACATGAGTACCCACAGccctgtggacacacacacacagtttaagtATACAAtcttaaataataaagaaattgtcaaaatacagagaacaactATGGTGTGCTTTTAGCATtactttttatactattttatttcgGTTTCTTATGGCTCTTTCCCCATTCTCCAACCTAATTCTTTCCAACATCCCAAtatcaggtaggagagaaaaaaggttagTAGGGAGAGGAGGTGTAGTTCTCTTAGGCTACTTCCTgatggttagggttgttgggtttcCTGGGGAAAGTCCAATCTTCACTTCAGGATCTCTCCAATTTGTCAtccaactgcatcaacagcaatcaGGAGCAGCATGGAGGAGCAGCATCAGCCTTCTTCTATCTTGGagccctctttctctccctgggcattggcatttattccctctccagagtcctcagatttgaactatctgcagctggcaaag from Meriones unguiculatus strain TT.TT164.6M chromosome X, Bangor_MerUng_6.1, whole genome shotgun sequence encodes the following:
- the Sertm2 gene encoding serine-rich and transmembrane domain-containing 2, which produces MTEVHFKYHGNLTGRAHFPTLATEVDSTADKYSNLYMYVGLFLSLLAILLILLFTMLLRLKHVISPITESTESVPQFTDVEMQSRIPTS